In the Deltaproteobacteria bacterium genome, one interval contains:
- a CDS encoding sulfatase — protein sequence MTPPRIAVVSAVGLCLALAFAVDRVARRSTRLRLPSRITIENVVADLSGTLDRSAVVAEPSDAPVRAGELEPNPYYKLHGGRRPALLAPPPSRLRHRLRLPADAALELSTGVQGPATRDTRLAGIRFSVSIDGEEVFARTIDPAASHRDRRWFDDRVELGRLAEREVELTLSTDVAVPARRPSGIPGWSHVRVLHQTHRDRQPAGPDAPNVLLLLVDTLRADQLGCYGAAPSPSPSLDRLARQGLVFESAIAQAPWTVPSVASIFTGLHPTSHGLTGDRVQASFLADTLPTLAAHAEQGGITTIGVSANFVVSRETNLARGFETFIALPENRDSREEARASDVNGVFLDWLHQNPGRRFLAYLHYMEPHEPYDPPAALRPVPPEGIAPAVARGHVKDLMLAINHGRHAPLGPAAVGHLRALYQAEVRTWDTALGGLLEGLAAAGVRESTVILVTADHGEEFQEHGRLGHGTQLYDELLRVPLVIAGPGIVPGRVAEQAQGIDVFPTVSALLGLPPPPGLEGQNLLAARAARPAISETRNAIGPDGTETRLLSLRTPEWKLIHAPALGRSELYDLAHDPGEHDDRFGAVPQGAALRETLAAWESAAPSPPVMTYYDPAFPEKLRALGYVE from the coding sequence ATGACTCCCCCGCGGATCGCGGTCGTGAGCGCCGTCGGGCTCTGTCTCGCCCTCGCGTTCGCGGTCGACCGCGTCGCGCGCCGCTCGACCCGGCTCCGCCTGCCCTCCCGCATCACGATCGAGAACGTCGTCGCCGACCTCTCCGGAACGCTCGACCGCAGCGCCGTGGTGGCCGAGCCCTCCGATGCGCCCGTCCGCGCGGGCGAGCTCGAGCCGAATCCCTACTACAAGCTGCACGGCGGCCGCCGGCCCGCCCTCCTGGCGCCACCGCCGTCGCGCCTTCGCCATCGCCTCCGCCTTCCCGCCGACGCCGCCCTCGAGCTGAGCACCGGGGTGCAGGGGCCCGCGACCCGGGACACGCGCCTGGCCGGCATCCGCTTCTCGGTGAGCATCGACGGCGAGGAGGTCTTCGCCCGCACCATCGACCCCGCCGCCAGCCACCGCGACCGTCGCTGGTTCGACGACCGCGTCGAGCTGGGCCGCCTCGCCGAACGTGAGGTAGAGCTCACGCTCAGCACGGACGTCGCCGTGCCCGCGCGTCGGCCGTCCGGGATACCGGGCTGGAGCCACGTGCGCGTGCTCCACCAGACGCACCGCGACCGCCAGCCGGCGGGCCCCGACGCGCCGAACGTGCTCCTCCTCCTGGTGGACACGCTGCGCGCCGACCAGCTCGGTTGCTACGGTGCCGCCCCGAGCCCCAGCCCGAGCCTCGATCGGCTCGCGCGGCAAGGGCTCGTGTTCGAGAGCGCGATTGCCCAGGCGCCGTGGACGGTGCCCTCGGTCGCGTCCATCTTCACGGGCCTCCATCCGACGAGCCACGGCCTCACCGGGGACCGGGTCCAGGCGAGCTTTCTCGCGGACACGCTGCCGACCCTTGCCGCTCACGCCGAGCAGGGCGGCATCACGACGATCGGCGTGTCGGCGAACTTCGTGGTCTCCCGCGAAACCAACCTCGCGCGAGGCTTCGAGACCTTCATCGCGCTGCCGGAGAACCGGGACAGCCGCGAGGAGGCGCGCGCGAGCGACGTGAACGGCGTCTTCCTCGACTGGCTCCACCAGAACCCCGGCCGGCGCTTCCTCGCCTACCTCCACTACATGGAGCCGCACGAGCCCTACGATCCACCTGCCGCCCTGCGGCCGGTCCCGCCGGAGGGCATTGCGCCCGCGGTCGCGCGTGGACACGTGAAGGACCTCATGCTGGCGATCAACCACGGCCGACACGCGCCCCTCGGGCCGGCAGCCGTGGGCCACCTCCGGGCGCTGTACCAGGCGGAGGTGCGGACCTGGGACACGGCGCTCGGCGGTCTGCTCGAGGGGCTCGCGGCTGCCGGGGTGCGTGAATCGACCGTGATCCTGGTGACCGCGGACCACGGCGAGGAATTCCAGGAGCATGGCCGCCTCGGGCACGGCACCCAGCTGTACGACGAGCTGCTGCGCGTTCCGCTGGTCATCGCCGGTCCCGGCATCGTCCCCGGCCGCGTCGCCGAGCAGGCGCAGGGCATCGACGTCTTCCCGACGGTCAGCGCGCTGCTCGGGCTCCCGCCCCCACCGGGGCTCGAAGGGCAGAACCTGCTCGCCGCTCGCGCCGCTCGGCCGGCGATCTCCGAGACCCGCAACGCGATCGGTCCCGACGGGACGGAGACCCGACTCCTCTCGCTCCGCACGCCCGAGTGGAAGCTGATCCACGCGCCGGCGCTCGGGCGTTCGGAGCTCTACGACCTCGCGCACGATCCCGGCGAGCACGACGATCGCTTTGGCGCCGTCCCGCAGGGGGCCGCGCTGCGCGAGACGCTTGCGGCCTGGGAATCCGCTGCGCCCTCCCCGCCAGTTATGACGTATTACGATCCAGCTTTCCCCGAGAAGCTGCGTGCCCTCGGCTACGTCGAATGA
- a CDS encoding sulfatase, translating into MTWRQGAAATFAAAAGAAALALFWGRSQRLPSQLHTEELVAELSPAPDMPVSLTRFHPGHELRADAGMREAMVTPSPSSLHYRMRVPPHAALRFGVGVQGDGRRDAKTADVRFRVTADGRGLFARAVNPAARRRDRRWFDERVDLGAFGDREVEIVLETSTSDPGRRPCGTAGWSHVRVVRDTRRERQAAAPAARNVLVLLVDTLRADSLGPYGAAPSASPTLDQLAREGLVFENAIAQAPWTMPSVASLLTGVPVRSHGVTGDPGALDDGHAAYLPDRLLTLAEHAAAAGISTVGISANPLVSRATNYAQGFETFEELELAPRDDGRVREKTWATASEVNEAFLRWLRPNRRYRFLAYLHYMEPHHPYTPPARYRPPPPAGIRPRVAAGHLDQWVHELLSAEGMLLPDQEVRYLRRLYDAEVRSWDDALGVLLHRLDELGLRTSTVVLVTADHGEEFQEHGRLMHGAHLYEETLHVPLVIAGPGMIAGRVSELAQGIDLFPTVSALLELSPSPELPGQNLLGARQPRAVVSETLNGRLPDGTGAALVSLRTPSWKLIHAPALGRSELYDLEHDPAEREDRFATAPQAAAFLQQLAALEAEAPPAPPVTEGDRDLRAKLRALGYVE; encoded by the coding sequence ATGACGTGGCGCCAGGGCGCCGCCGCCACGTTCGCGGCGGCGGCCGGTGCGGCCGCCCTTGCCCTCTTCTGGGGCCGCAGCCAGCGTTTGCCGAGCCAGCTCCACACCGAGGAGCTGGTCGCCGAGTTGTCACCCGCGCCCGACATGCCCGTCTCCCTCACCAGGTTCCACCCGGGCCACGAGTTGCGCGCCGATGCGGGTATGCGCGAGGCCATGGTCACGCCGTCGCCCTCCTCGCTCCACTACCGCATGCGTGTGCCCCCGCATGCTGCGCTCCGCTTCGGCGTGGGCGTGCAAGGCGACGGCCGGCGCGATGCCAAGACCGCCGACGTCCGCTTCAGGGTGACCGCCGACGGACGCGGGCTCTTCGCCCGCGCCGTCAACCCGGCCGCTCGGCGACGTGACCGTCGCTGGTTCGACGAGCGCGTCGATCTCGGCGCCTTCGGCGATCGCGAGGTCGAGATCGTCCTCGAGACCTCGACGTCGGACCCGGGGCGGCGGCCGTGCGGCACGGCGGGCTGGAGCCACGTGCGCGTGGTGCGTGACACGCGGCGCGAGCGGCAGGCGGCCGCTCCGGCCGCCCGGAACGTGCTCGTGCTCCTCGTCGACACGCTGCGTGCGGACAGCCTCGGGCCGTACGGGGCCGCCCCGAGCGCCAGCCCGACCCTCGACCAGCTCGCGCGGGAAGGGCTCGTGTTCGAGAACGCGATCGCGCAGGCCCCATGGACGATGCCCTCCGTCGCCTCGCTCCTGACCGGGGTACCCGTCCGCAGCCACGGCGTGACCGGAGACCCCGGCGCCCTCGACGACGGACACGCCGCGTACCTGCCCGACAGGCTCCTCACCCTGGCCGAGCACGCCGCCGCCGCCGGCATCTCGACGGTCGGCATCTCGGCCAACCCGCTGGTCTCGCGTGCGACCAACTACGCGCAGGGGTTCGAGACCTTCGAGGAGCTGGAGCTCGCGCCACGGGACGACGGTCGGGTGCGCGAGAAGACCTGGGCGACGGCCAGCGAGGTCAACGAGGCGTTCCTCCGCTGGCTGCGCCCGAATCGACGCTATCGCTTCCTCGCGTACCTTCACTACATGGAGCCGCATCACCCCTACACGCCGCCCGCGCGCTACCGCCCGCCGCCGCCCGCCGGCATCCGCCCGCGCGTCGCTGCGGGCCATCTCGACCAGTGGGTGCACGAGCTCCTGTCGGCCGAGGGGATGCTGCTGCCCGATCAGGAGGTCCGCTACCTGCGCCGCCTGTACGACGCCGAGGTCCGTTCCTGGGACGACGCGCTCGGCGTGCTCCTCCATCGGCTCGACGAGCTCGGGCTGCGCACGTCCACGGTCGTCCTGGTCACCGCGGATCACGGGGAGGAGTTCCAGGAGCACGGACGCCTGATGCACGGCGCGCATCTCTACGAGGAGACGTTGCACGTGCCCCTCGTGATCGCGGGGCCCGGGATGATCGCCGGGCGCGTGAGCGAGCTGGCCCAGGGGATCGATCTCTTCCCCACCGTGTCCGCCCTGCTGGAGCTCTCTCCGTCCCCGGAGCTGCCGGGACAGAACCTGCTCGGCGCCCGGCAACCTCGTGCCGTCGTCTCGGAGACTCTGAACGGACGCCTTCCCGACGGCACGGGAGCGGCGCTCGTCTCCCTGCGCACACCATCCTGGAAGCTCATCCACGCGCCCGCGCTCGGGCGCTCGGAGCTCTACGACCTCGAGCACGATCCGGCGGAGCGAGAGGACCGGTTCGCGACGGCGCCGCAGGCCGCGGCCTTCCTGCAGCAGCTCGCCGCGCTCGAGGCCGAGGCGCCTCCCGCGCCCCCGGTGACGGAGGGCGATCGAGATCTCCGTGCGAAGCTGCGCGCGCTGGGATACGTCGAATGA
- a CDS encoding glycosyltransferase translates to MIDPAAPDFDHTPAARERPRFDYAPADDAPPAVSIVTPLFNPGPELEETAESVFRQSFQQWEWIIVDDGSTNPASRARIEAQQARDRRVRVLRHPENRGLSAARNTAVSAARAAYVQQLDGDDLLEPTAVEKSLWCLESRPEFAFAKGYCVGFGAAHYLWRRGFHEGDAFLRENLVEPAAMIRRDVYLAIGGHDERIRDGLEDWDFWLRAADHGHWGVTVPEFLNWYRRRPGPHRGWSNLDDRRRRRAFRRDLRRKYPRLWRSGLPRPAGAGATLRDELPWTNRLRKTKPRLLVLVPWLTAGGADKFNLDLVTELAGRGWEVTVAATQDGDQSWLPAFASQTPDVFVLPHFLRPADYPRFLRYLTVSRGVDAVVLSHSLLAYLALPYLRASCPGVAVVDYCHVVEEDGTEGGFPRLVVDCQGLLDLNIVSSSYLKQWLVGRGADASMIEVCHTNVDVAAWRPDPAAGAALRAEVGLDDGVALIVYAARLCPQKRPLVFAETMRRLRDAGVSFVALVAGDGPDRPALRAFVRRHGLADRVRLLGPQPPHRVRRLLQAADVFFLPSRYEGISVGLFEAMASGVCVVGTDVGGQRELVTPDCGVLLPVTGDDRDAEAYARALHELLGDPERRRSLGACGRARVSEQFRREQMGDRLVTLLAEARRRCATAPRLALPDGLARALAAQAVAGVRSSPITGAIDPYHTSWRTLAYFAIRNLLLPYYRFALARGWLWPARMKDTLKSALDDSRAARGGALGRLRFHPTVRFLASLPAVRAWRRRA, encoded by the coding sequence ATGATCGACCCGGCGGCGCCCGACTTCGACCACACGCCCGCGGCGCGCGAGCGGCCCCGCTTCGATTACGCACCGGCCGACGATGCGCCCCCCGCGGTGTCGATCGTCACGCCGCTCTTCAACCCGGGCCCCGAGCTCGAGGAGACGGCCGAGAGCGTCTTCCGCCAGTCGTTCCAGCAGTGGGAGTGGATCATCGTCGACGACGGCTCCACCAACCCCGCGTCGCGCGCTCGCATCGAGGCACAGCAGGCTCGCGACCGGCGGGTGCGCGTGCTCCGCCACCCGGAGAACCGCGGCCTCAGCGCCGCCCGCAACACGGCGGTGAGCGCGGCGCGGGCCGCCTACGTCCAGCAGCTCGACGGCGACGACCTCCTCGAGCCGACGGCCGTGGAGAAGTCCCTGTGGTGCCTCGAGTCCCGTCCGGAATTCGCGTTCGCCAAGGGCTACTGCGTCGGCTTCGGGGCGGCCCACTACCTCTGGCGGCGGGGCTTCCACGAGGGAGACGCGTTCCTGCGCGAGAACCTCGTCGAGCCGGCGGCCATGATCCGCCGCGACGTCTACCTGGCCATCGGCGGCCACGACGAGCGCATCAGGGACGGCCTCGAGGACTGGGACTTCTGGCTGCGGGCGGCCGACCACGGCCACTGGGGCGTGACCGTCCCCGAATTCCTGAACTGGTATCGGCGGCGCCCTGGACCCCACCGCGGTTGGTCCAACCTCGACGATCGGCGGCGGCGGCGCGCCTTCCGCCGGGACCTGCGTCGGAAGTACCCGCGGCTGTGGCGGAGCGGCCTTCCGCGCCCCGCGGGGGCGGGCGCGACGCTGCGTGACGAGCTGCCGTGGACCAACCGGCTGCGCAAGACGAAGCCTCGGCTGCTCGTGCTCGTGCCCTGGCTCACCGCCGGCGGGGCGGACAAGTTCAATCTCGATCTGGTGACCGAGCTCGCAGGGCGCGGATGGGAGGTGACGGTCGCAGCGACGCAGGATGGAGACCAGAGCTGGCTGCCGGCGTTTGCGAGCCAGACGCCGGACGTGTTCGTCCTGCCGCACTTCCTCCGGCCGGCGGACTACCCGCGCTTTCTCCGCTACCTGACCGTGTCGCGGGGTGTGGACGCGGTCGTGCTCTCGCACTCCCTCCTGGCGTACCTCGCGCTGCCCTACCTCCGCGCCTCCTGCCCCGGCGTCGCCGTCGTGGACTACTGCCACGTCGTGGAGGAAGACGGGACCGAGGGCGGGTTCCCGCGCCTCGTCGTGGACTGTCAGGGGCTGCTCGACCTGAACATCGTCTCCTCCAGCTACCTCAAGCAGTGGCTGGTCGGCCGCGGCGCCGACGCGTCGATGATCGAGGTCTGTCACACGAACGTCGACGTGGCCGCCTGGCGCCCGGATCCCGCCGCGGGTGCGGCGCTGCGCGCGGAGGTGGGCCTGGATGACGGCGTGGCGCTCATCGTGTACGCGGCCCGGCTCTGCCCGCAGAAGCGGCCACTCGTGTTCGCCGAGACGATGCGCCGACTGCGAGACGCCGGCGTGTCGTTCGTCGCGCTCGTCGCGGGCGATGGGCCAGATCGGCCCGCGCTGCGAGCGTTCGTCCGCCGGCACGGCCTCGCGGACCGCGTGCGCCTCCTCGGTCCCCAGCCGCCGCACCGCGTGCGCCGGCTGCTGCAGGCTGCGGACGTGTTCTTCCTCCCGTCCCGCTACGAGGGGATCTCGGTCGGCCTCTTCGAGGCCATGGCCAGTGGCGTCTGCGTCGTCGGGACCGACGTCGGGGGCCAGCGCGAGCTGGTGACACCCGACTGCGGAGTCCTGCTGCCGGTGACCGGCGACGACCGCGACGCCGAGGCCTACGCCCGGGCGCTCCACGAGCTGCTCGGCGACCCGGAGCGGCGCCGATCGCTGGGTGCCTGCGGGCGCGCGCGGGTCAGCGAGCAATTCCGCCGCGAGCAGATGGGCGATCGCCTCGTGACGCTGCTGGCGGAGGCCAGGCGGCGGTGCGCGACGGCGCCCCGCCTTGCCCTCCCGGACGGTCTCGCGCGCGCACTCGCTGCGCAAGCCGTCGCCGGGGTGCGCAGCTCGCCGATCACGGGAGCCATCGACCCGTACCACACGAGCTGGCGGACGCTGGCGTACTTCGCGATCAGGAACCTCCTCCTTCCCTACTACCGCTTCGCTCTCGCCAGGGGCTGGCTCTGGCCGGCACGGATGAAGGACACCCTCAAGTCGGCGCTGGACGACTCGCGGGCGGCGCGCGGCGGGGCGCTCGGGCGCCTGCGGTTCCATCCGACCGTGCGCTTCCTCGCCTCCCTGCCCGCGGTGCGCGCGTGGCGACGGCGCGCGTGA
- a CDS encoding glycosyltransferase family 2 protein, with amino-acid sequence MVASNGSRPLVSIVVPVFNPGRYLRTALGSATAQTYPNVEVVLVDDGSTDPTTLSILEKAAHQPAVTLLRGENRGPATARNLAVEHARGGYILPLDADDYLDPRYVERTLPVLERDPQLGVVYTWVGLVGRHHGVWRTGEFSVAELLTRNTLHVTSLYRRALWVDVGGYDPGFAEAFEDWDFWLSAARRGWRGECVPEVLAYYRRLRAGREVATRRPGVRASLLRRLIAKHRDAYEAALEDALAGMHERAEAAGNVLESFYHFPPIRAARWLRERLWQLRHGRTAP; translated from the coding sequence GTGGTCGCGTCGAACGGTTCCCGCCCGCTCGTCTCCATCGTGGTACCCGTGTTCAACCCGGGTCGGTATCTGCGGACGGCGCTCGGCAGCGCGACGGCCCAGACCTACCCGAACGTGGAGGTCGTCCTCGTGGACGACGGGTCGACCGACCCAACCACGCTCTCGATCCTCGAGAAGGCGGCGCACCAGCCTGCGGTAACGCTGCTCCGCGGCGAGAACCGCGGGCCCGCTACCGCGCGCAACCTCGCCGTCGAGCACGCGCGCGGCGGCTACATCCTGCCGCTGGACGCCGACGACTACCTCGACCCGCGCTACGTCGAGAGGACCCTTCCCGTCCTCGAGCGCGACCCGCAGCTCGGAGTGGTCTACACCTGGGTCGGTCTCGTCGGCCGTCACCACGGTGTCTGGCGCACGGGTGAGTTCTCCGTCGCCGAGCTGCTGACCCGCAACACCCTCCACGTGACCTCGCTCTACCGCCGGGCGCTGTGGGTCGATGTCGGCGGGTACGACCCGGGCTTCGCCGAGGCCTTCGAGGACTGGGACTTCTGGTTGTCGGCCGCACGCCGCGGGTGGCGCGGGGAATGCGTCCCCGAGGTCCTGGCGTACTATCGCCGGCTGCGGGCCGGCCGCGAGGTCGCCACGCGCCGCCCGGGCGTGCGCGCCTCCCTGCTGCGTCGCCTGATCGCCAAGCATCGCGACGCGTACGAAGCGGCGCTGGAGGACGCGCTCGCCGGGATGCATGAGCGTGCCGAGGCGGCCGGGAACGTCCTGGAGAGCTTCTACCACTTCCCGCCCATCCGAGCCGCCCGCTGGCTTCGCGAGCGCCTGTGGCAGCTGCGGCATGGGCGAACGGCGCCATGA
- a CDS encoding glycosyltransferase family 4 protein, whose product MRRCPAGERSGRGVPELPRASSAGGRVRRPRGRSRRLRRQPVPLSRACGQSDRDGSDPSRGGHGLAGRRLGAELRADMGRDARARGDRRALVRDHVAPERRSLRRCLRLQRAAAIDRRPAGGTLDDRDAPDRHGSRRRGPPPDKRNLRPAPFAAVRVLHVTPRYPPAIGGAERWCEGLARWQGAQGNDVRVLTLRAVSEDEVWGPGGLPAESVAVGAHDRAGGVSIRRCRLGRPAGRAISKLLGAMGLHALARPQSAELYGLLFAGARNADVVHVHGLPGPHAYVGWLAARAARRAVVLTPHFHAGDPWFEHRLVHWLLRRYDAVIVLTAAEATTLQDRGVAAARIVVASTAVDAPVAAPPSMPRDAVRAALGVPRDAPLLCFLGRKSMNKSLEVLLAALPRLATRPRPALVIAGPGTAWYRELIERERSDGVIDLPPLSEEAKASLLAAADLLVLPSQREAFGIVFLEAWAAGVPVLGADIPAVREAIGDAGWTFRPGEPHDLAARIDALLAAPETSRELVARGRGRIARLHTWAQVGPSVMRAYELARSLRRGRAPDIVRQLDG is encoded by the coding sequence ATGCGACGCTGCCCGGCTGGCGAGCGGTCTGGGCGGGGTGTTCCGGAGCTCCCTCGCGCCTCGTCCGCCGGCGGCCGGGTTCGCCGCCCTCGCGGGCGAAGCCGTCGCCTGCGTCGGCAGCCCGTCCCGCTATCGCGTGCGTGTGGTCAATCCGACCGCGACGGCTCGGACCCTTCGCGTGGTGGTCACGGCCTGGCTGGACGACGCCTCGGCGCTGAGCTTCGAGCTGACATGGGACGTGACGCTCGCGCCCGGGGAGATCGCCGAGCGCTGGTTCGAGACCACGTGGCGCCGGAACGACGCTCGCTTCGTCGCTGCCTCCGGCTCCAGCGAGCCGCCGCCATTGATCGTCGGCCGGCCGGCGGGACGCTGGACGATCGAGACGCACCTGACCGGCACGGCTCCCGCCGACGAGGACCGCCTCCGGATAAGCGGAACCTTCGTCCAGCCCCATTCGCCGCGGTGAGAGTACTGCACGTGACGCCGCGCTATCCGCCCGCCATCGGGGGCGCGGAGCGATGGTGTGAAGGGCTGGCGCGCTGGCAGGGCGCCCAGGGGAACGACGTGCGCGTCCTGACCCTCCGTGCCGTCTCCGAGGACGAGGTGTGGGGGCCGGGCGGGCTCCCGGCCGAATCGGTCGCCGTCGGCGCACACGACCGCGCAGGGGGCGTGTCCATCCGGCGCTGCCGCCTTGGCCGCCCGGCCGGTCGTGCGATCTCGAAGCTCCTCGGCGCCATGGGTCTCCACGCTCTCGCACGCCCGCAGTCGGCGGAGCTGTACGGGCTCCTATTCGCCGGCGCTCGGAACGCCGACGTCGTCCACGTCCACGGCCTTCCCGGGCCGCACGCGTACGTCGGATGGCTCGCGGCCCGTGCCGCCCGGCGCGCGGTCGTGCTGACACCGCACTTCCATGCGGGCGACCCGTGGTTCGAGCACCGCCTCGTGCACTGGCTGCTGCGCCGCTACGATGCCGTCATCGTGCTCACGGCGGCCGAGGCCACGACGCTGCAGGATCGCGGCGTGGCCGCGGCGCGCATCGTGGTCGCGTCCACCGCCGTCGATGCGCCCGTCGCGGCGCCGCCGAGCATGCCGCGCGACGCCGTGCGCGCCGCCCTCGGCGTTCCCCGAGACGCTCCGCTGCTCTGCTTCCTCGGCCGCAAGTCGATGAACAAGAGCCTGGAGGTGCTCCTCGCGGCGCTCCCGCGGCTCGCGACGCGGCCGCGGCCGGCACTCGTCATCGCCGGCCCCGGCACGGCGTGGTACCGGGAGCTGATCGAACGCGAGAGGTCCGACGGCGTCATCGACCTCCCCCCGCTGTCCGAGGAGGCGAAGGCCTCGCTCCTCGCCGCCGCCGACCTGCTCGTTCTGCCGTCGCAGCGGGAAGCGTTCGGGATCGTCTTCCTCGAAGCATGGGCCGCCGGCGTGCCGGTGCTGGGCGCCGACATCCCCGCCGTGCGCGAGGCCATCGGTGACGCCGGGTGGACGTTCCGTCCGGGCGAACCCCATGACCTGGCCGCTCGCATCGACGCGCTGCTCGCCGCACCCGAAACGAGCCGGGAGCTGGTCGCGCGCGGCCGCGGCCGCATCGCGCGGCTGCATACGTGGGCGCAGGTTGGCCCGTCGGTCATGCGTGCGTACGAGCTGGCGCGAAGTTTGCGGCGCGGAAGGGCTCCCGATATCGTCCGCCAACTTGACGGATGA